From Kamptonema formosum PCC 6407, a single genomic window includes:
- the fldA gene encoding flavodoxin FldA gives MAKIGLFYGTQTGNTQTVAELIQKEFGGSDIVDLYDISQTEDSDFANYQYVIVGCPTWNVGEMQGDWDGFYNDELENIDFSGKKVAYFGAGDQIGYADNFQDAMGILEEKISEQGGNTVGYWPIEGYEFNESKALKNGKFVGLAIDEDNQSEMTNSRIKAWVSQLKREFGV, from the coding sequence ATGGCAAAAATAGGTTTATTCTACGGAACTCAAACAGGTAATACTCAAACCGTAGCAGAGCTAATTCAGAAAGAATTTGGCGGTAGCGATATCGTCGATTTATACGATATCTCCCAAACAGAGGACAGCGATTTTGCCAATTATCAATATGTGATTGTCGGATGCCCTACCTGGAACGTAGGCGAGATGCAAGGTGACTGGGATGGCTTCTATAACGACGAACTAGAAAACATTGATTTCAGTGGCAAAAAGGTTGCCTATTTCGGAGCTGGGGATCAAATCGGTTACGCAGATAACTTTCAAGATGCAATGGGAATTTTAGAAGAAAAAATCTCAGAACAAGGCGGTAATACTGTTGGTTATTGGCCCATAGAAGGCTATGAGTTTAATGAGTCAAAAGCTCTCAAGAATGGTAAATTTGTCGGGCTAGCAATCGATGAAGATAATCAGTCTGAGATGACTAATAGTCGCATCAAAGCATGGGTTTCTCAACTCAAACGGGAGTTTGGAGTGTAA
- a CDS encoding alpha/beta fold hydrolase codes for MSKSPEVLWLNVSPSLQEFDRPLLQNLSKQVSISRWEYSQTQDEPTSLETALALLHDYLQQCDRPIHLLGHSTSGLLGLLYTRRYPERVKSLTLLSVGVYPAVDWQAHYYVQLQLLPCSRETILRQMVYNLFGNQRVPIVQNLFKILDRDLLTSLSPHSLFQRVRIEPAYVFAPLLVCGSEDDIIVDLHQFQGWEHWLKEGDLLWHCPTGRYFFHYFYPQLVTEKIVDFWNSINLENELHNAASLCKFS; via the coding sequence ATGTCTAAATCACCAGAGGTGCTGTGGCTCAATGTTAGCCCCAGCTTGCAAGAATTCGATCGCCCTTTGTTACAAAATCTTTCCAAACAGGTATCAATTTCTCGCTGGGAGTATTCCCAAACCCAAGACGAACCGACATCTTTAGAAACAGCACTGGCACTGCTGCATGATTATTTGCAGCAATGCGATCGCCCTATTCATCTCTTAGGACACAGCACTAGCGGATTATTAGGACTGCTTTATACTCGGCGATATCCAGAGCGAGTAAAATCCTTAACATTGCTATCTGTAGGCGTTTATCCAGCCGTTGATTGGCAAGCGCATTATTATGTTCAGCTCCAGCTTTTACCTTGTAGCCGCGAAACTATTTTGAGGCAGATGGTGTATAATTTATTTGGCAATCAGCGCGTACCGATTGTTCAAAACCTGTTCAAAATACTGGACAGAGATTTATTAACTTCTCTTTCACCTCATAGTTTATTTCAGCGAGTTCGCATTGAGCCTGCTTATGTTTTTGCGCCCTTGCTAGTTTGTGGTAGTGAGGATGATATCATTGTCGATTTACACCAGTTTCAGGGTTGGGAACATTGGTTAAAAGAAGGCGATCTTCTCTGGCATTGTCCTACAGGGCGCTATTTTTTCCATTACTTCTACCCCCAACTTGTGACTGAAAAAATTGTAGATTTTTGGAACTCTATTAATTTAGAAAACGAATTACATAACGCCGCCAGCTTATGCAAATTCTCCTAG